From the Lactuca sativa cultivar Salinas chromosome 9, Lsat_Salinas_v11, whole genome shotgun sequence genome, the window CTCCAAAGAAATATCGGCTTCAACACCTGTGAAAgcaaacaccaaaaatatgatcTCACGAGCCAATAAGATCCCTTATTCTCACTCCTTCTTCAaaaagaaggggggggggggagggagaaAGAGATGAGTTAATACCGCAGCTCACGACGAACATTTGTGTCGTCTTCCTGCGAGCGCTCCAGGCGGCACTCATACCGTCCGCAGCAAGAATAAAGTCTTCCCAGTTTTCTCCATTAACAGTAACGCTCCCCAACCGTTTGCCGAGAGTTTGATTGTCCCCAAACTGTTTAGGGAGACGGTTGAGAAAGTCTCATTTTTTACGATACCCATGCCCCACAAGGTTTGGGTCGACCTAAAGCCATTGCCTTTGCCAGTTTTTCTTCGAAGCATCCAGTTCAGAGATCAGTTGATGAATGTCCCATCGCTTCGCTAGGTTACGGACGCCAGATTTTGTAGTTAAACAGAAAAAGTAACTGAAAACCCAGAAAGTGGGAACGCGACCCAAAGAGCGACAAATCAGTTCAGAAACGACGATTTTATTGACAACACTCGGGGTTAACTTTTTGATGGTAAAACCGTAATGTTGCACGATCATATCGAAAAAATCCGATGTCGGCAGGCGCAGCCCCGCTTCGATCATATCGAAAAAACCGTAATGTTGCATGATCATATCGAAAAAATCCGATGTCGGCAGGCACAACCTCGCTTCGAACAAAGGAATGGGGACTCCAACTTTCCCTAGAGGATAATCATAGATCGATACCCCTTTTGCCGGAGTCACTATGTCATGCTCAGGTAAGAAGCCGAAGCGATCTTGCAGAAATCAGAACTCCTTAGCAGTAAGGAATCTAACGTAAAGGTCCATTATAAAAAAAGGATTAATAATCGAAAAGGGAATTAATGGAATACCTTATTGATACAACAAAACCAAAATAGGGAAATGAGGATGAAAAGCCTGGGGGGGGGGAATGGGGGGATTTTAAAAGGCGAAACTGGTGTCACGAACCGTTTCCCAACGGTACTGGCACACATTGACTGCACTGCCCAAGGCCTGTCAAACGATAGACTAATCCCGGGCATACACGTGTTGAGATAGAGATTCGAATGGCGACGCTGTCAAGATGATGCATGCACCTACGAGTTTAAGGGACTTGTTAACGTATCCCTCAGGGGAACGTCAAAAAGAAGTCAAACTAACACCGGGCTTGGCCTGGTTAGAACCCAGTCTAAAGCCAAGTCTGGGCCTTCACCAATGCAAAGAGCGCTGATATGGAGGTTAAGGTGCAGAGTCGCGCCTTAACCCCTTCTCCAGGGAACTATACCCCGACAAACGTGGGACTAATCAAAGATTCGCACTCACCCATTAGACGATAGCCATGATCTTCGTAAACGTTTGGACAATCTCCTTCCATCCAATGAGAGAATGAGACAAAAGACGTGACAGAGGACCCTCCAATATGGGTCCGGTATGTCGCACCTCATGAGGTAATCCTCAACAAAATTAGTTAAGGGACACGCCTCATAAACAGGTATAAAAGGATTCTTCTTCCTCACAGTGAAgggggacgaaattctctcttttCTGTAATCTACTACAATCTCTCTCAGATCTCATACTAACTTGATCGTCAGAGCTTCGTCCCGGGAACCCCTCCCGGACGTCACTAACGATCTCTATCCTGTTTTGTATTGTGATATCAGGGGAAGTCATTTTCATGGGGTTCACCGACAATCTCGACACAATCATCTCCGATATATCACAACAATTATAATTATATtgttttttgaaaaccgaattataaaaaccgatccaaccaaatTGTAATTAGATTGGATCAGATCAggtttgaatttagtttggactattcggatccatgttttgaaaagcgaaatcaatttggattcacttgattggatcagaTCAagccgatccatccaaacgaacacccttaGAAGATATCATGCCTCCTCTTGCTAAAAAATATCCATAAAAAACCCTACTTAACAGTGGCGGAGCCAGGGTCAAAATAAAGGGGTATCCCGATTTTTTTTGTGTAATatacaataagaaaaaaaaaccgAAATTTCATTAAATGTAAAGTTCAACTTCTATAACAAAGACGTTTTAAAGTTCACCTCTTCGATCTTTCTTTTTACGAAAGCGACTAATTACATTTTCAGTCTTAACATTTTCTACACTACAAATCAAAGCACCGTTCATAAAACCGTCACCCATTCTATTACGCAAATCGGTCTTCAAGAACTTCATTGCAGAAAAACACCGTTCAACGGTTGCGGTTCCGACGGGCAAAACCAAAGCTAGTTTTAATAATGTATAAACCAAAGGAAAAGAGAGGTGCTTCTTGGTTTCCACCAACAAACGAGAGAGGTCTGCAATTCCCTTCAAGTTGAAAAATCTATCATCATGGAGCAAAGAGGGATAATAGATATCAAGTTGCCCATTAAGTTGTGCCCTTTCTGAATCGTCAAAATCATTTTTGTATATCTCACTTAGCTTTAACAGCTTTGCTTTAGCAAAACTAGAAATGAGTCAAAAGGACTCAAAGCCGCCATGTTCTCAATCAACTCCGTGCCAACTTCACTAAATCTATCCCCAAATTCTTGAATTTGCATATCTAAATTTGTGTTAAAAATCACAACTTCAAAATGATGTTGGTTAGTCTTATTGGTCCTATGTTTGCGTGGGGTAACATAATATTCTGTCATGTCCACAATTCCAATACTATGATTACCTTCTTCCAAATTTGTGGAAACTCATCTTTTCTAAAAACTAGCAATGCTTTCTTTGTCCCTTTTACTAACGAAGCCACCTCCAAAATATTTTGATCTtttttttgaagatgctttgacAAGGTATCCGTGAGTCATAGAATTTCCAACATAAAATGTAAAAGAAACACGAAATCAAGTGTCTTGAAATATGACAAAATACCATTTGCTTGATAACAGTTAGATAAAGTAGACCCCTCCTCTTTGACATATTTAAGTACCGCAACAACTTCTGCAAACAAATTCTCCAAACTTACAATTGTTCTAAAATGTGAACCCCATCTAGTATCTCCAGCTCGTACAAGAGAAATCTCTTGATTCAACCCTCTTCCTAGTTCAGTTTCACCACTACCAATTTCAGCTGCCACTATTTCTTTTTGCATCTCTCGTATCATATCCTTTCTCTTACAAGACCCACAAACGACAGTAACCACCAAAACTAGTTGTTCAAAGGATTCATCAACATCTTCATGTTTCTTTGCAACCGCCACTACCACTAATTGAAGTTGGTGTGCAAAACAATGTATATAATGTGCAGAAtcgttttcatttaaaatcaaagATTTCAAACCGTTGAATGCACCACTCATATTACTTGCTCCATCATAACCTTGTCCCCTCacctatatatttaaaaaaaaaactataagaaataaaaataaaagtaatatcGTATTAAAATTTAAAGGAATAAATATTTTATGATTTCTCACCTGAGCCATACTTAAGTTATTGTTGGAAAATATGCTATCAATGGCGGCATTAAGAGTCAAAGAAGATGTATCCAACACGTgaaaaactcctataaatctttCCTTTACAATCCCATGTCTATCAATATATCTCAAAACTTTTTCCATTTGTTcttttttggaaacatcactagACTCATCAACTAAAGTAGCAAACACATCTTTACCAATTTCATCACAAATAGACTTGATTATCTCTTTTGAAAAGCAATCGACAATATCTTTTTGAATAGTGGGAGAAGTTAACTTTTCATTTTTTGGAGCATTTTCTAAAGTAACTTTAAAATTTTTCTCATTATCTTCTCTAATCAAAGATAATACTTCAATGAAAAGTCCTTTATTATTAGACTGTTCCATCTCATCATGTCCACGAAATGGTAATGCGTTTTTCAATAAAAATCTACAACTACAGATTGTAGCACGTAATCAAATTTCATAATTACTTTTCTCAAGTTCTGTTTTCTTATGCAAGACTTCACCGATAGATTGGTTTTTTCTCGATAGCCAATCACACTTTTCTTGGGCCTTATGGTGATAACTTTGAATATTACCCATATGTTTTCAGAATGAGTCATTTTTACTCCAATTGTCAAAACCTTCGGTTATAAATGCATCTCTTCCACCGTGTTCCCCTACCATATCTCCAAACAAGTAGCAACAAAAACAATATGCCTTGTTATCTTTTATGCTATATTCTAACCATGGAAAATCAGTAAACCATTGCACAACAAAACGTCTTGGCTTATTACTAAATAATGTATATTCAAAATTATGCCCCTTTGGTTGACAAGGTCCTTTAATCAAATATGCCCTCCTTATTCCATCCGTTTGATTAGGAATATAAGATGTAATCTTTGGCCTATCCCCCGGTCCGaaggaagatcattcaaatcaaaaGATTGTGTCACTTTTGGTTTTGGCATTGGTTGATTAGTTTGTGGAACTTGAGTAGGTTCATTAGATTGTGTTTCTTGGGGTTTTGGCATTGGTTGATCAGTTTGTGGAACTTGATTACTTTCATTAGCCCTATTTTTTTGGAAGTTCCTTCACCAGTGTTGTCTCCAACATCTAAATGTCTTTTGAAAAAACTTTTCATAGCAACCTACAATCAAAATATATGAACTATAAACTTGATTTCAAGTTTCAACAACAgtcaacaaataacaacatacagTGAAATTATCAATTATGAAGATATATCAACTATAATCTTGATACCAAGTTTCAACAACACATGAACAAATAGCAATCTACAATAAAAATATATCAATTATAACTTGATTTCAAGTTTCAACAACAAATAATCATTAAGTATTAAAcctaagtccctaatttaacaaaGCTAATTGTTAATTTCTAATTTTTCAAacataataacaaaaaaatagaatttaaatTAACCTAAATACATAATATGGATGAGTATTTTGGTTATACTAACTTGTTTCATTGTGATGGAAGAACCGATGAGCGGAGGGCGTGCCCATAATTTTGCAATGGAGAATGGTTGATGTTCCAATGTCGACGATTGCAGCACCAAGGGCAGTAGTCAAAATACGATTTCGATCTGGAGCTTGGGAGTCGGCAATGGAGAAGTCGATTGATGATTGATGAATCACGAAGTCAAAGTAATGATCCAATAAGCCAAGTCCCAATACCGATCACGtcctttttttccttttattgggCGTAATACCTCTTtgtttcattaaattaattggtGTAGGCTTAAAATCTTTGGACCATTTGGGCTAATTTGTATTTTGGTCCATTTAGAAATAACCTGGAATTTTTTAGGGTAGCCCAATATATTTTCCGATATAAAACGCAACATATGACGAATTTTTCTGTAAAAATTAACACTACTAAATTTTTTTTAGGGGTATCCCGAGATACCTCGAGATCTATAATACATCCGCCATTGCTACTTAACAATTAAGGAAATGAGTAACCCACGAAAGGTCTAGGCTCACAATTAAACCTTCtttgggcaaaagaccattttcccttcCCATACCAAGTCCCAACATGgttgactaaaagtcaaactggtcaaaaagtcaacgttCAACCCTCAGTTGACTTACGCTCAACGTAGCTAATCTACGCCCAACGTATAGAGGCTATGCCAAACATAGAGCCCATGATCCTAAAAACTTCtttgggcaaaagaccattttcccttctttgccaAACAATTAAACCTTCtttgggcaaaagaccattttcccttcCCATACCAAGTCCCAACATGgttgactaaaagtcaaactggtcaaaaagtcaacgttCAACCCTCAGTTGACTTACGCTCAACGTAGCTAATCTACGCCCAACGTATAGAGGCTATGCCAAACATAGAGCCCATGATCCTAAAAActtccattaagctcttaatacagCAAGTCAAACTCTCAAACTCTCAGATCTAATATAAATGAATatattaatggataaagtctctTACTTTATCCCTTTTCATGGCCAAGATGAACACACAACCAAACTCTAAGTCATATTGTCACCTTTTACTCaagaactcatgcatggatggatgagagtgcccaagctctcatttttatgactctataACCTCAAAAACATCAGAAGGGGGCATTTAAATGGTCTGGAGTAACCTATACTCACAAGGACCAAAGATCATGGGGACAAAAGCATGAAACTCATAACCATATTAGATATACAAGCATCAAgatggaagctttataccttccagAGATAGATGTTGGCTTGTAAACCCCAGATCTACATACCTTGAAGCTTCCCACTTGATTCTACAAACACTTTCTTCCTTCAAAGAGCGCATAAAACTATCTAAAATCTCCAAAGCTCATActtggtggctagggtttcaaaGGAACAAaatgaggtgatggaggctggtcaTGAGAAAGATTCCAAGAAGTTATAGCCCTTAAATACGAATCAAAaccttagtgttagggttttggtCTACAACGGCTACGCCCTACGTAGGTCATTAAACTCAGGTCCAGAATTCAACGCCTATGCCTATCATAGCTTTCCTACGCCCAACATAGGACAAAATCCCCAACTTCCAattcaacttcaaacaaccataacttttTTGTTTCAACTCtattttcggcgttctttatatgcacaaaaAGGTATTAACGAGCCCTACAATTCTATCTAGTTACTTTTGGCTTAACACATGTCGAATTAAAACCATAATCAATGTAAGAAGCCCAACATATAACTTTTCTCATTTTACTCTGTGATTTCAGTACACAAACATAATCAATATTATCAACCTTCAATAAGGTCTAAACTTTACTTCCTAAAAGCCTAAAGCCTTTACATGATCGAATTACAATCCACAAACCCTGAATTCAAAAATGTcccgaaacagggtgttacaaaatAACTCagttttcttgatattcaattCAATACTCAATCCTCGACTACTTCCCAGGAATGTCTAGAACTTTAACGACCTCCTTTGAATCTCATTTGAATCCAATACATATTTATAAAGCTAATTTTATGGAAACAAAGAGAAATGAAATCCCATAATAACCTGAGCATCTATATAAAAGTTACAATCTAATTATTTTAATTTCACAATTTACATAAAATGACACATTGATATTAGCCATAAGTTTAAAAATTTAAACagatatgatatgttattgtgATTTAACCTTTTTTATGTTCTCAAATCAAGctgctctctctttctctttatgtatatatatatatatatatatatatatatatatatatatatatatatatatatatatatatatatatatatatagagagagagagagagagagagagagtgagagatttGAGAATTCGACCTTGTTGCTTGTGGATATGGATACATGTAATCAGCTTAaggataattaaaaaaaacaatattttgatTTTAAGCAAAATCATCATTTAAAACACAAAATAAGTTGTTACTGATTTATATTTTTGAGAGACATCTGTATAGAGAAAAAAAACATAAGCAAAATCGAAAGATTGGCTAAAAAGacacccaaaatttccatttagAAACCTATTTGATTTTTAAGGATTTTTTATTGGTTGAATTtgcattgttttttgaaaaaataaattataaataatttattataggttgatttttattaaaagtgttaatagagtgtgtaagggGTGTCAATTTAGCAACACTCAAATCGAATCATACCATGCATATATACTCTTAGACAGTTAAATCCACTTGGATGGCACAAAAACTCAAGCAAATTGGGAACATACACGATCATGAGTTTTGGCGGGAAAATAACTAACTGATAAATTTGTTACATGCATATCCTCATCAAGGGGTTGCCCCTAGACCCATGTGTTCTAGCGATCAAATTAGTTTATGCCAACATGCATTTCACACCTTACAAGCTTGTAGTATAGTTAAAACTAACATCAATTTGTATCAAATAATCCTTATTATACTAAAATGTTTGATGATACTAAAATAACGAACATATCCTTATCTACTAATGTTACTTGTGATCATTCATATCCATCTCATGAGATCACTATCAaaccttaattattattttttttcaatgtGATTATCTTATTATTATACTTATTATTCATTGTTATAAGAATCGGTTCTAATCTTTGATTCACCATCTCTTTTTTCTTATGATTATCTTATTATTTAGTTACATAATCAATTTCATAAGCAACAAAATCGATTATCAAGAGATATAATAAAATCAATTATACAACATTCTTTTActtattattttaatttcttaAATAATCAAAATTTTCTAAGCACTTGCACACTACCAAAATGACTTAAAAAACACATCAATATCCTACAACTTTTATTATAGTTTAGAACTTGATTCTAATTATTCAACATAACATATTAATTTGCAAAATGCACCCCATTGTTTGGGTATGCGTTTCAAAAGCGACAACTTGCATGTTATGATTTCAACTGGAAATATATATTTGTTTAACCTATTGTCTCTTATATTTAGGGATCTAACAATTATTCCATACCTGCAACAAAACTAATTATGAAACATGCAGTTATGTATATAAACATTATCCATATGCAACATGTTTTATCTATTACATGCTTCTGAGTTCTGATTATTCACTATTCAGTACCGAATAATCACCTGCAAAACCTCAAGGTCTAAACATCATCTTATAGATGTTCTTGCTTTCTAAATATAACATCTTTTATACTATATACGTAAATATTATAATTTATCGAAAACTTAAATTAAATCCCTTACGAATGATGATTTAAACTCATTATAGATGCAAGAAACGAGCAAGCTGTGATGGGTTAACAATGCCCGGTATGTGGACCCCATCTTTTAGCAGCTGGGACACGTCGGCGTACCTTTGATTCTTGACCAGCTGCGGCTCGTGAATACGTTTCTTCTCGCTTGGCTTTGGCTTCAGCTTCGGCTTCAGCTCAACAGCCTTTCCCCTTTCCCGATTAAGAGAACCAGAACTCGGCTGTATCGTTGTCTTAGAACCGGCTGAACTGGCCGCCGGAGAAGCTGGTGGAGCCGGAGTATATAATTGGCCGAATAATGTGCCTTTGTGGAGGTACTCATGAGCCAAGTATCCAGCTAGGAGTATGTTATTATTGGCCGGCGCCTGAGCCGGAGAAGATACAGAGGGTTTGGATGATGGTTTAATTGGGGCCGTGGATCGAGGAGCAACAGTCTTCGCCTTCGGCTTGGCTAGCTTtgatggtggcggtggtggtggtggtcttATCGGCCTTGACGGCTTAAGAAAGTCAAACGTTTCATCTCTCACTTTTCGCTTATGTGGCGCCATTGGCGGCAATTGTCTACGTGAGTGGTCCATTGTACCTTGCATGAGGATCCACCAGGTCAGCACATAAAAACTCCAAATTTTCCAGAAATTCCACTCAACAAGAATCCAAATCTTCCAGCAATATCCCCAAGTGAGGACCGAGGAGACAGGGGTAGCATGGTAATTACAACCATATATTTTcaagaaaataatataataaataaatataaatataaaacaaaaatgaACTGTTATCGtttaagagagagaaagagagtaggCAAGAGAGAAAAAAATAAAAGAGGCATGGGAGCGAGAATGGATGGTGTGTGGTTTATATAGGGAGAGATTTAGCAAATTGCCCCTCGAATCTATAAGAATTACAGTCAAAAGCGGAGGATATTTAAAAAGACTAAAAAGGCCAAACTTTTTAAACGTATGTTGGTGTTATTTTCACTACACAATTGGATAGTTTAGTTAATAACACTTCCAGCCCCTACACGTGTATCCAACTAGATTTactaataattttaaaaaactattatttataaaatgtgtTATAAAAGTTTTGACAATATCATCATTTGCATCATTATCTTTCTATTAATTTTTAGGGTTATTGATACAAAAACACAATAAACTTTCGAGTTTGATTTTGTTTGGTCATGAAGTTtattttttctttgttttcttgTGATCGAAGGTTCCTAAATTTTCAATTTACTTGTTAAAAATGGATAAAACAATTTTGGTTCCAGTTTTCCTGTTAGGATTTGTtgatttgactttttttttatatattataaaaaccaatgttttaaaaaccggttttttagttgaaccggtatggtgaccggttcgATCGCCGGGTGAACcggtttttatatttttcatgtttttaattttttttttattttcctgcacatacatacatatataaatcatgaatttgatgtttacaagttcaaacattaaaatagtattttattaaaaactaggtgtgagactcgtgtattacacgggcttattaaaaacaatatttaatttaaagttataaaaattacatattttttaaagtaataattttacataaatataaaagatataataaataaaataagtaatttaattatataatataGGAGATTTGAAAGATTATATAGAACATTTATTATGAAATTAAATAGAATAACCtaccttacatatataaatcttaCTAGAATGtggattttaaatttataaaaatgaaaattataagaaaatgacaagtggaaaaaaataattcaaaaactttAGAAATTTACACGTGTCAAATTCAATGACAACACTACATttggcaaaattattttcatttatttagtattgtatgttttttattaaaaaatcctAGGAAAATATGTTCCTTTTTCCCAAACCTCACTGTCTTTTGTGTTTCTTCTAGGGctattcactatttggataaaaacGAATTGtctaattggacaatttggatttgaCTATTTgtttcggatattcggatttttggattggttttcaacaaaaccaaattattattttggatttcggattgactttggtttataaaataagaaccgaatagtccaaaaaaaacgAAGAAcaatttgttatgtatatgttttcaatatatctataattatttattaattttataatttttttaaataagttcAAAAGGTTTTACCTAATAAAAGGCATTAATATATACtttctcaaaagttttttatctattaaataataaactataatatgttttCTTAGTggttgtttataaatttaaatcactagttaataatttgtttttgtttcttctgTAAAATTAGAtcatattataattttatgtccttttaaaatattatggtttttgaagaccgaattataaaaaccgatccaaccgaattgtaattggatcaaatcggatttgaatttagtttggactatttggatccatattttgaaaaatgaaatcaatttggatttacttaattAGATTGGATCGAACCAATCCATCCAAATGAACATCCCTAGTTTCTTCAACTGGATCGCAGTGGCACCCCTATGAAAAACTATTCGCAATAACTCTCGAATAATAGGGTATTATAAGAGACATCTCAGTTGTACACTTCCATTTTAGTCTTCACGATCCATGGTTAAGCCGTCAAGGCCGATAAGACCACTGCCACCACGAGATCGTGAATAGATCTACCGAAAAAATGGTGCCCGAGCCTGAAACCTTCATAGGCATAAATCACGAGATCATGAACAGATCTACCGGTTTTCCTCACAATGCATGTTTGACGTCTTCCCTCACGAATACTATCTGCATTGTGAGGAAAACCAGTAAACCTGTTCACGATCTTGTGATTTGTGCCTATGGAGGTTTCGGGCATCTGTCGAGTTTCTCCCCTCCGACACGTATATAAGCTATAATTTATGTAGCATAAGATCTACCATTGACATCACTTATCTTGAAATTCAAGCTTTTTTGTGAGTCTATAGTTTGGAATTGAAGCAAAAATATGAAAACAAAGTTTTTTCCTGTTTAATTATCAATGAACGCACCCAACAAACACTATCTCAGTAGACGACTTTGTAGTATTTTGGTAATCGATTTTAAATTGAGATCCAACCCAACCATCGATTCAAGAAGAGGattcacttcttcatcttcattttcTTACAGATGGGTAGAATCTCTGTTATTGATTCTTTAGTCATCCATGAATTGAGAAGATGAACGAGAACACATATAGAATATGATTTTGATTCTTTTTTCCAACCATCATTTGAGAAGATGGAGGTGGTGGgttagaatttttttttctttttctatagTTGGTGGAGAACACGTACATAGATCTCATACTCAATCAGTGGCGTAGCCACGTTAGTACAAGGGTGGGCTTTGGCCCACCCAAATAAAtttgagtttatatatatatatatatatatatatatatatatatatatatatatatatatatatatatatatatatatatatatatatatatatattaaaaatttcaaattaTACACAAATAGAATATCTTGTGCTGCATATATTGTTACATTTTTTTATCATTTGAAGTATTTTACTACCGTTCATACTTTATAAATTATTTGGCCCACCCTAAAACAAAATTTTGGCTACGTCACTGTACTCAATCATCTTCTTTCGCTCTCATACCATTTCAATTCTTCCCCGTTTCTCTTTTTTGTCTCATATTCTACCATAGCCATAGCTTTAACACGTTCTCTTTCGTTCTTGATAGATTCAACCTTGTTAATAATTTTTGTT encodes:
- the LOC111881338 gene encoding uncharacterized protein LOC111881338; translated protein: MQGTMDHSRRQLPPMAPHKRKVRDETFDFLKPSRPIRPPPPPPPSKLAKPKAKTVAPRSTAPIKPSSKPSVSSPAQAPANNNILLAGYLAHEYLHKGTLFGQLYTPAPPASPAASSAGSKTTIQPSSGSLNRERGKAVELKPKLKPKPSEKKRIHEPQLVKNQRYADVSQLLKDGVHIPGIVNPSQLARFLHL